GCCGCCTTTCTCGAATGTCTCGGCCAGATCGCCTTTCATCAGCCCCAGCCAGTTGGCGTAAACCCCGATCTTGTCTTCGGCATCGACGGCGGCGACGCTGTCCTCGCAATCCTGGATTGCGGTCAGCGCGGCCTCGATCACGACATCGCGCAGGCCCGAAGCCGAGGCCGCCCCGATCGGATGATCGGGATTGACAACCAACTCGACATGCAGCCGGTGATGGCGCAATACATGGGCGGTATCCTTGCCCTCCTGCCGGGTGCCGATGAATGCCGAAGGGGCGGCCAGCCTGACCTCGGTCCCGTCAACCAGCGCGACCAGCCCGCTTGCATCGGCCCGATAAGCCGTGACCCCGGAATGGCTGCCCGATTCCAGCGGGAATGTCTCGTCCAGGAATTGTGCCGCCCGTGCCACCACGGCATCGCGGCGAGCCGGATCGATTCCGCCACCTGCCGGGGGCGGCCCCATCACATCGGTCCCGTAAAGCGCATCGTAAAGCGAACCCCAACGCGCATTGGCCGCGTTCAGGGCAAAGCGGGCATTGCTGACCGGCACGACCAGTTGCGGTCCGGCAATGCTGGCGATCTCAGGATCTATCGCCCCATTTTCGATGCTGAAAGGCGCGGGCTGAGGAACCAGATAGCCGATTTCTGTCAGGAAGGCCCGATAGGCCGCCGCATCCCATGGTTGATTGCCGCGTGCCTTGTGCCATTCGTCGATGACCGCCTGCAATTCGTCTCGCCGGGTTAACAGGGCCCTGTTTTCTGCAGTGAAGCCATCCAGCAATTCGGCATAGCCCGACCAGAAGTGATCCGCATCGATATCTGTTCCCGGCAGGACCTGCTCTTCGATGAAGTGGGCGAAAGCCTGATCGACCTCCAAACCGTGGCGTTGGATATATGTGGCTTTCATCTTCTCGGACCTTCTGTCTGGGTAATCGGCACTGGCCATTGGGGGCCGCATATCTGTGCCGTTTCGGCGATTCCGCTGGTGTCTGGTGTTTCGGTATACCGTCGCAGACCGAAACTCAAACCCGAGCTAAGCCAAGCCGTGATCACTTCCAAGAGATTTCAGGAAAAATTTTCCAGAATGAACGAGGAGGCCCCCAAAAAGGGGGGGACGATCCGGGTTCTTGCATTCTCCGCAATTCCGAATTGCACAACCGTGCCGGGTTCCCTATGTCTCGGGCATCCCCCTCAGGAGGTCACATCATGAACGATACGCAATATCAGCCACCCAAGGTCTGGACCTGGGATGCAGAGAATGGCGGCGATTGGGCGGGCATCAACCGGCCCACCTCCGGCGCGCAGTTCGATCGGGACCTGCCGGTCGGCAAACATCCGTTCCAGCTTTATTCGCTTGCCACGCCCAACGGGCAGAAGGTCACGATCCTGCTGGAGGAGCTTCTCGCCGCCGGTGAGAGTGGCGCGGAATATGACGCATGGCTGATCAAGATCGGCGACAGCGATCAGTTCTCTTCGGGTTTTGTTGCTGCCAATCCGAACTCCAAGATTCCCGCGATGGTGGATCGTTCGGGTGATCAACCCGTCCGGGTCTTCGAATCCGGCCATATCCTGCTGTATCTGGCCGACAAGTTCGGTCGCTTCCTGCCGCGCGACCATGCCGCCCGGACAGAGGCGATGAACTGGTTGTTCTGGCTGCAGGGCTCGGCGCCCTATCTGGGTGGTGGCTTCGGGCATTTCTATGCTTACGCACCCTATCCGATGCAATATCCCATCGACCGCTTCACCATGGAGGCCAAGCGGCAGATGCACCTTCTGGACAGCACGCTCGCCGAGCGCCGTTTTATCGGCGGCGAGGAATACAGCATTGCCGATATGGCGATTTGGCCCTGGTACGGGAACCTGGTTTTCGGCAAGCAATATGATGCGGGTGAGTTCCTGAATGTCTCGGAATACAAGCATCTGCGGCGTTGGGCGGACGAGATCGCGGAACGTCCCGCTGTGCAGCGTGGCCGGATCGTCAACCGCAGGAACGGCGAGCCGTGGGAACAGATGGACGAGCGGCACGACGCCTTGGATTTCGACAAGCTGCCCCAGAGACCGGCAGAGTAGGGCCGGCATTCCATCTGTTATATAGGTCGGAATAATCTTCCGCACCTAGCTCTATTTTCATCTACCACACCAGAAAACTTGCAGGTGTGGTAGGGCTTGAACTGTTGGAACGTAGATCGCTTGCCTGAAATCAGCCAATGCTGTCTCGCCCGTGCCGCGGGTGAGGTGCGGATGGTGTCTGGCTATTGCGCCATCTCTTGCACCTGCACAGTGACTGCCAGCCTCTCTGCTCCGCTGCCCATCGCAACTCCGCGGATCGGGGCGGCGTCGATCGCATCCAGGCCGGAGCCAAGGCGGACATAGCGCTCATCCGGGCAGCATCCATTCGCCGCGTCGAAGCCGACCCAGCCCAGATTGCCGACATGAATTTCGGCCCATGCATGGGCAGATTCATGCGCTTGGCCGTCGAGGGTCGAGTGCAGATAGCCCGAGACATAGCGCGCGGGCAGATCGTGCAGGCGGGCGAGTGTGATCAGCGCGTGGGCATGATCCTGACAAACGCCTTCGCCCAGGGCAAGCGCCTCGGCGGCGGTGGTCTGTGCCTGAGTCACACCGGGGCGAAAGGCGATGACTTCGTTGATCGTGGCCGACAGCTTGTGCCCCAGATCCAGCGCGTCGTCATGCGTTGTGACCGATCGCGCCAGCTTGCGCAGCGCCTGATCCGGGGCTGTGGCGCGAGTGTCGCGAAGATAGGCGAGCGGATGGATCATCTCGCGATGGCCGCGCAGCACGCCTGCGGTGTCGCGGGTTTCGACATGGCCGGTGATCCGCACGGTGGCCTCATCGGCCGGACCACGCAGGGTCCAGCCCTCGATCCAGTCGCCCGCGCCGTCGCGGAACCCCGGCCCCCGGATGCCGTCCGGGATCTCGATCAGCCAGTCATGAGTTTTCTGCCCCTCGAAGATCGAGGGCGTCAGGCGAAGGCTTTGCACGAGGTTGCGGATCGGCTGGTCATAGCCATAGACGGTTTCATGCGAGATACGCAGTTTCATGGATCACGACCCTCCCAACAGGTAATCTTGGTGCACCAGGTTCGAGACGGCGCTGATCTCGCCTATGAACCAGCTGAGGAATTCGTGCAGCCCCTCGTCGAAGATCGTGTCGATATCGCGTGCCTGTAGGGCGTCCAGCGTCGCGCGGGCCTGGTTGCGGGCAGTGGCGGGCGCGTTCTCGCCATAGCGCCGGACCAGCCCGTCCAGATGCCAGACCGTTTCGTAGAGCGAGGTGATCAGCGAACGCGGGCTTTCTCCGTTCAGGATCAGGAAATCGGCTACCCGCGCGGCGGTGATGTCGCCGCCGTAAGCCCAGTGAAAGGCGCGATGTGCCGACAGCGCGCGCAGGATCACCATCCATTGATAGGTATCGAGGCCAGAGCCTACGAACTCGATTCGGGGCAGCAGCACGAAATATTTCACGTCCAGCAGCCGGGCAGTGGCGTCGGCGCGCTCCAGCCCGAAACCGGTATGCATGAAATGCCAACCGTCATTGCGAAGCTGCGTGGCATTGATCGCTCCGCGCACGGTCGAGGTATGGCTGGTGGTGAAATCGGTGAGTGTCGCGGTGTCCAGCTTGGCTCTCGGCGTTTTATCGATCTTGCGCAATTCCTGATAGGCGACATTCAGCGCGTCCCAGACTTGGCTGGTCAATGCCGTGCGCACGATCCGGCCACTTTCGCGAGCCTTCTCGATGCAGGAATAGACAGATGATGGGTTATCCCGGTCGAAGAAGGTGAACTCCTCGATATTCTCCTGCGTGATTTCGCTGTATTTCTGCTGAAACAGGCCGGAATTACCCGATGCCTGTAAAAGCGAGTTCCATTCGTTCTGATATCCTACCGCGGTATTAGGCAGCAGCGTGATGCGCTGGCCCACTTCAAGCAGGCGGGCGGCGGTTTCGGCGCGCTCCAGGTGGCGGCCCATCCAGAACAGGTTGGAGGCGGTGCGGCTGAGCATCTCTGATCCCTCCCTTTATTCCGACAGGACCCAGGTGTCCTTGACGCCACCGCCCTGAGACGAGTTGACGACAAGGCTGCCTTCGCGCAGCGCCACACGGGTCAGGCCGCCCGGTACAAGTTCGATACGGTCCCCGCAAAGACAGTAGGGGCGCAGATCGACATGGCGCGGTGCGACTCCTTCTTCGACGAAGGTCGGGCAGGTAGAGAGCGACAGGGTGGGTTGGGCGATGTAGTTCGAGGGGTTGGCCTCGATCTTCTTGCGGAAGGTTTCGATTTCCTCCTTGCTGGCCTTTGGTCCGACCAGCATGCCGTAACCACCAGAACCGTGAACCTCCTTCACTACGAGATCGGGGAGGTTGGCCATGACATATTTGTAATCCTCGTCTTTCCACAGCGTCCAGGTCTGGACATTGTTCAGCATCGGCTCTTCGCCAAGGTAGAAGCGGATCATCTCGGGGACGAAGGTATAGACTGCCTTGTCATCGGCCACGCCCGCGCCGGGGGCCGAGCAGATCGACACTCCCCCCGAGCGATAGACATCCATTAGCCCCGGAATGCCCAGCATGGAATCGGGACGGAAGCAAAGTGGGTCGAGAAACGGGTCGTCGATCCGGCGATAGATGACATCGACGCGCTTTGGCCCCTGCGTGGTGCGCATATAGACGAATTCGCCATCGACGAAGAGATCCTGCCCCTCGACCAGTTCGACGCCCATCAGGTTGGCGAGAAAGCTGTGCTCGTAATAGGCGCTGTTGTAGTGGCCCGGCGTCAGGATCACACAGGTCGGGCGGCTGTCGCATTTCGTGGGCGCCACCGATTCCAGGGTCCGGCGCAGCAATTCGGGATATTGCTCCACCGGTTCGATTCGGTTGTTGCGGAAAAGTTGCGGGAACATGCGCATCATGATCTCGCGGTTTTCCAGCATGTAGCTGACGCCCGACGGCGTCCGGCAATTATCCTCGAGAACGAAGAACTCGTCCTTGCCGGTGCGGACAAGATCGATGCCGATGATATGGCTATAGACGCCACGCGGGGGCACGATGCCCACGACGGCTTTTTCATAGGCTTCGTTCCGATAGACCAGCCGCGCCGGGATACGGCCCGCGCGGATGATTTCGCCTCGTCCATAGACATCGCGCAGAAAGGCGTTCAGGGCGCGGGCGCGCTGCTTGATACCGCGTTCCAGCTTGCGCCATTCGGATTGCTCGAAGACGCGGGGCATCATGTCGAAGGGGATCAACCGGTCGGGATCGCCGCCTTCGCCATACACTGCAAAAGTAATGCCGATGCGCCGGAACAGTGCCTCTGCTTCGGCCTGTTTCATTTGCCGGAGTTCTTCCGGCATAGTTCTCACCCATTCGTTGAGGCGTGCGTAGGGTTCGCGGACGGCTTCAGCCTCGAACATCTCGTTATAGCAAACCATGATTCCCCCGAACTCCGGACACAGACCCTTTAAGGGCATTCCAAGGTTGATGATCGGAGAGAGATCCGGCGAAGTCTATAGCGGAAAGGTCTTCGCCGTGCGAAAACCCGCCTTGTTCCGGCACTGCCGAGGCCGCGCTGGCGTTCAAGAGTTGGTCCGTCGATGTTTTGGGCAGTTTGAAAATATGCCCCAATTCGCGATCAGGGGGTGCGATTATTCCTCGGGGCGGGGAGGGGCGCTTGGGGTGCGGGCGCCCGCACGCTGCCAGCGCTGTTGTTCCGCTTGGGAATCGAGCGACATGGGTCTGTAGGCGCGGTGATAGACGCTGGTTCCCGCCAGGCGCTCAAGCGGGCGGGGCTTGTTGCGCTCCCGCCATTTCTGGTCGGCCTGTGCGAGTGTCGTGCGGATGGCGGGGTCGTTACCCGAGCGGGAGGCATAGGCCACCATCGTCTGATCCGACGCGGCAACGCCTTGATCGGTCAGTGCGGCGGGATTGCCGCCCATGGCGCCCACAGCATCCGCGACCGGGGTCGGGTCGGTGAGGTTGGAGCTGCCCGGCGTCGGGGTGGGCAACAGGGCCAGATCCGGGGGCATGCTGATCGGCTTGGTGGGCAGGATCGCGAATTCGTCCGGCGAATTCTGCCCCCTTTCCAGATTCATCAGCTTTGGATCACCGCCGCATGCGGTCATGCCCATCAGTGCCGCGATGCCGATTGTCAGCGAGATTGCCCGCATTCTCCGCCCCTTTATCATTCTGCCCTGTTCTAACGCGAATTATCGGCCTCGTCACGGGGCTTGTCGCTCTTGGGTTTTTCGCGTGGTTTTCTTGCCGGTTTTACCGGTTCCGGATCGGCTTTCTTTTGCGGCATCAGAACCAGCCCGATAGCCCCGGCGAAGATCGAGATGTCCGCGACGTTAAAGCTGTAGGGATTCTGCCAGTTGGGCAACGACATGTTCAGGAAATCCGCGACGGCACCATAGGTAACCCGGTCAATCACGTTGCCAAGCGCGCCGCCAATCAGCAATCCGGCGGATATCCGCGCAAGGAGGCCCGGGGCCGCCCGCCAGATCCAGATCCAGACCCAGAGTGAAATCGCCAATGCAATGCCGATCAGCACCCAACGCATGGTGTTTTGTTCGGATGAAAACAGCCCGAAATTCACGCCCTGGTTCCACGCCATGCGCAGGTTGATCCAGGGGGGCAGCACGTCGATCTCGTGCCGCCGGTCGAGTTGCAGCACATGCACGACCCAGTATTTCAGTGCCTGGTCCATCGCTATGATCGCGGCCGTGATCCAGCCGGTCAGCCGCATATCGGCACGGATCGGCTCGGGCGGCCCCTTTGGCCGGCGCGCGCGGGGAGCCTTGGGTTTGACACCCTCGAATTTCGGAGCCTCGGCCATCAGTGACGGAAATGACGCTGGCCGGTGAAGACCATTGCCAAGCCAAGGCGGTTGGCCGCCGCGATCACCTCGTCGTCGCGCATCGAGCCGCCCGGCTGGATTACCGCTTTCGCACCTGCCTCGGCCAGCGCTTCGATCCCATCGGCAAAGGGGAAGAAGGCGTCAGAGGCGACCGCCGCGCCCTCGGTTGGCGGTTGGGACAGGCCAAGCGCCTCGGCCATGTCTTCGGATTTGCGGCGGCCGATGTGGGTGGAATCCACGCGGCTCATTTGGCCTGCGCCGATGCCGACGGTGGCCATATCCTTGGCATAGACGATGGCGTTGGATTTGACGTGTTTGGCGACGGTCCAGGCGAAGAGCAGATCGTTCAACTCGTCTTCCGAGGGCTGGCGCTCGGTCACGATTTTCAGCGCCTCGCGGGCGACATGGCCGTTATCGCGTCCTTGCACCAGAAACCCACCAGCGACCTGCCGGAATGTCGTCCCGGCGGCAGTCGGATCGGGTAGCCCGCCGGTGGTCAGCAGGCGCAGGTTCTTCTTGGCGGCAAAGACGCGTTTCGCGTCGTCATCGGCATCTGGCGCGATGACCACTTCGGTGAAGATCTTGACGATTTCCTCGGCGGTGGCGCCGTCCAGAGGCTGGTTCAGTGCCACGATCCCGCCGAAGGCAGAGGTCCGGTCGCAATCGAAGGCTCGCTTGTAGGCGTCAATGGCGGTGTTTCCGCGTGCTACACCGCAGGGATTGGCGTGCTTGATGATGGCGCAGGCCGGACCTTGGGCCGGGTCGAACTCGGCGGCCAGTTCGAAGGCCGCGTCGGTATCGTTGATATTGTTGTAGGACAGTTCCTTGCCCTGCCATTGCTTGGCGCTGGCAACCCCGGGGCGCGTTTCGCCCGTGACGTAGAAGGCTGCCGATTGATGCGGGTTCTCGCCATAGCGCAGCCCTTGGGCCAACGTCCCGGCAAAGGCGCGGCGGCGCGGGGTTTCCTCGCCGATGGCGCCCGCCATCCAGGTCGATACGGCGGCGTCATAGGCGGCGGTGCGGGCATAGGCGATCTGCGCCTGGCGCTGGCGGAACTCCAATGTCGTGTGATCGTCGTTGGCGTCCAGCTCGGCCAGCAGGGCGTCGTAATCCTGCACATCCACGATGACGTTGACGAAGGCGTGATTCTTGGCCGCTGCCCGGATCATCGCCGGGCCGCCGATATCGATATTCTCGATGCAGTCCTCGTAGGCGGCGCCCTTTGCCACGGTTTCCTCGAAGGGATAGAGGTTCACCACCAGCAGATCGATCGGGCCGATGCCATGCGCCTCCATCGCGGCCAGATGCTCGGCATTGTCGCGCAGGGCCAGCAATCCGCCGTGCACCGCGGGATGCAATGTCTTGACGCGGCCATCCATCATCTCGGGGAACCCGGTGACATCGGCGACATCCACCACGGTCAGCCCGGCTTCGCGCAGGGCCTTGGCGCTGCCCCCGGTCGAAAGCAGTTCGATGCCACGGGCAGACAGTTTCCGGGCGAATTCGATCAGCCCGGTCTTGTCGGAGACCGAGATCAGGGCGCGTTTCAGGGCGACGGGATGGGACATGTGGGGCCTCGCATCTGGTTTGGTGATCAACTAACCGCCTGCGGGCCGAAGGTCCAGCGTCACGCGGGCTTGCCAAGGCACACCATGTAAAATCCATCCATCCCGCCCAGATCCGGCCAGTAATCGGGGCGCAGGCGCAGCCCGCCCTCGGGGGTGATCCAGGCAGGATCGATGCCGGGCAGGGCGGGGGGCAGGGCGGCAAGGCCGGGATGGCGGGTCAGGGCGGCGTTGATCTGCGCTTCGCCCTCCTCGGGTAGCAGCGAGCAGACGGCATAGACCAACCTGCCGCCAGGAGGGAGCTGGGCCAGCGCGTGGTCAAGCAGGCGCGATTGCAGCGTCACCAGATCGGGAATGCCGCTGCCGTCGCGCAGGAAGGGCAGGTCGGGATGGCGGCGGATCGTGCCGGTCGCAGAGCAGGGGGCGTCCAACAGGATCGCGTCGGGGGCTGTGTCAGCTTGCCATTCCAGGGCATCGGCGGTGACCAGATCGGCGCTC
This region of Paracoccus saliphilus genomic DNA includes:
- the yghU gene encoding glutathione-dependent disulfide-bond oxidoreductase yields the protein MNDTQYQPPKVWTWDAENGGDWAGINRPTSGAQFDRDLPVGKHPFQLYSLATPNGQKVTILLEELLAAGESGAEYDAWLIKIGDSDQFSSGFVAANPNSKIPAMVDRSGDQPVRVFESGHILLYLADKFGRFLPRDHAARTEAMNWLFWLQGSAPYLGGGFGHFYAYAPYPMQYPIDRFTMEAKRQMHLLDSTLAERRFIGGEEYSIADMAIWPWYGNLVFGKQYDAGEFLNVSEYKHLRRWADEIAERPAVQRGRIVNRRNGEPWEQMDERHDALDFDKLPQRPAE
- a CDS encoding transglutaminase family protein produces the protein MKLRISHETVYGYDQPIRNLVQSLRLTPSIFEGQKTHDWLIEIPDGIRGPGFRDGAGDWIEGWTLRGPADEATVRITGHVETRDTAGVLRGHREMIHPLAYLRDTRATAPDQALRKLARSVTTHDDALDLGHKLSATINEVIAFRPGVTQAQTTAAEALALGEGVCQDHAHALITLARLHDLPARYVSGYLHSTLDGQAHESAHAWAEIHVGNLGWVGFDAANGCCPDERYVRLGSGLDAIDAAPIRGVAMGSGAERLAVTVQVQEMAQ
- a CDS encoding alpha-E domain-containing protein, which codes for MLSRTASNLFWMGRHLERAETAARLLEVGQRITLLPNTAVGYQNEWNSLLQASGNSGLFQQKYSEITQENIEEFTFFDRDNPSSVYSCIEKARESGRIVRTALTSQVWDALNVAYQELRKIDKTPRAKLDTATLTDFTTSHTSTVRGAINATQLRNDGWHFMHTGFGLERADATARLLDVKYFVLLPRIEFVGSGLDTYQWMVILRALSAHRAFHWAYGGDITAARVADFLILNGESPRSLITSLYETVWHLDGLVRRYGENAPATARNQARATLDALQARDIDTIFDEGLHEFLSWFIGEISAVSNLVHQDYLLGGS
- a CDS encoding circularly permuted type 2 ATP-grasp protein, which gives rise to MFEAEAVREPYARLNEWVRTMPEELRQMKQAEAEALFRRIGITFAVYGEGGDPDRLIPFDMMPRVFEQSEWRKLERGIKQRARALNAFLRDVYGRGEIIRAGRIPARLVYRNEAYEKAVVGIVPPRGVYSHIIGIDLVRTGKDEFFVLEDNCRTPSGVSYMLENREIMMRMFPQLFRNNRIEPVEQYPELLRRTLESVAPTKCDSRPTCVILTPGHYNSAYYEHSFLANLMGVELVEGQDLFVDGEFVYMRTTQGPKRVDVIYRRIDDPFLDPLCFRPDSMLGIPGLMDVYRSGGVSICSAPGAGVADDKAVYTFVPEMIRFYLGEEPMLNNVQTWTLWKDEDYKYVMANLPDLVVKEVHGSGGYGMLVGPKASKEEIETFRKKIEANPSNYIAQPTLSLSTCPTFVEEGVAPRHVDLRPYCLCGDRIELVPGGLTRVALREGSLVVNSSQGGGVKDTWVLSE
- a CDS encoding DUF3035 domain-containing protein, coding for MRAISLTIGIAALMGMTACGGDPKLMNLERGQNSPDEFAILPTKPISMPPDLALLPTPTPGSSNLTDPTPVADAVGAMGGNPAALTDQGVAASDQTMVAYASRSGNDPAIRTTLAQADQKWRERNKPRPLERLAGTSVYHRAYRPMSLDSQAEQQRWQRAGARTPSAPPRPEE
- the lspA gene encoding signal peptidase II, which codes for MRLTGWITAAIIAMDQALKYWVVHVLQLDRRHEIDVLPPWINLRMAWNQGVNFGLFSSEQNTMRWVLIGIALAISLWVWIWIWRAAPGLLARISAGLLIGGALGNVIDRVTYGAVADFLNMSLPNWQNPYSFNVADISIFAGAIGLVLMPQKKADPEPVKPARKPREKPKSDKPRDEADNSR
- the purH gene encoding bifunctional phosphoribosylaminoimidazolecarboxamide formyltransferase/IMP cyclohydrolase, which gives rise to MSHPVALKRALISVSDKTGLIEFARKLSARGIELLSTGGSAKALREAGLTVVDVADVTGFPEMMDGRVKTLHPAVHGGLLALRDNAEHLAAMEAHGIGPIDLLVVNLYPFEETVAKGAAYEDCIENIDIGGPAMIRAAAKNHAFVNVIVDVQDYDALLAELDANDDHTTLEFRQRQAQIAYARTAAYDAAVSTWMAGAIGEETPRRRAFAGTLAQGLRYGENPHQSAAFYVTGETRPGVASAKQWQGKELSYNNINDTDAAFELAAEFDPAQGPACAIIKHANPCGVARGNTAIDAYKRAFDCDRTSAFGGIVALNQPLDGATAEEIVKIFTEVVIAPDADDDAKRVFAAKKNLRLLTTGGLPDPTAAGTTFRQVAGGFLVQGRDNGHVAREALKIVTERQPSEDELNDLLFAWTVAKHVKSNAIVYAKDMATVGIGAGQMSRVDSTHIGRRKSEDMAEALGLSQPPTEGAAVASDAFFPFADGIEALAEAGAKAVIQPGGSMRDDEVIAAANRLGLAMVFTGQRHFRH